Proteins from one Thermococcus bergensis genomic window:
- a CDS encoding DUF2101 family protein: MNLDEILYKMGEAAESFAVKSAKWTKRTLDEIIKPTPSKTPPKFRLLKKLIKRELTVHELLSLSIQLSFIAYLLSSLLLVLFGNELYLALLFVVYFLYLRYTILKNREFFIEVEPYRFFYYGLTVIAFLSFLGYLVIRRFAKNVYYFYAYLITIFVIVLSFRYLYRSKFTRDWTYGVVEEVKGELVRVGVHDDIRANVKPGKYWVESAEEVEVGDIVKVLVEERVFRSSVPKRVLEVHKVKPSSSETSTEPKAESESSNNK, from the coding sequence ATGAACCTTGATGAAATCCTGTATAAAATGGGTGAAGCAGCTGAGTCCTTTGCCGTGAAATCAGCAAAGTGGACAAAAAGAACCCTAGATGAGATAATTAAACCCACTCCATCAAAAACTCCCCCAAAGTTTAGGCTCCTTAAAAAGCTAATAAAGAGAGAACTCACGGTTCATGAGCTCTTAAGCTTGAGCATTCAGCTTTCCTTTATTGCCTATCTCCTATCATCTCTCCTCCTAGTCCTCTTTGGAAATGAGCTTTACCTTGCTCTGCTTTTTGTTGTCTACTTTCTCTACCTGAGATACACCATCTTAAAAAATCGAGAATTCTTCATTGAAGTTGAGCCCTACAGGTTCTTCTACTACGGTCTTACCGTAATTGCGTTTTTATCCTTCTTGGGGTATCTCGTAATAAGGAGGTTCGCAAAGAACGTTTACTACTTCTACGCCTATCTCATAACTATTTTTGTCATTGTGCTGTCCTTCAGATACCTCTACAGATCAAAGTTCACCAGAGATTGGACCTATGGAGTGGTGGAAGAGGTTAAAGGGGAGCTTGTGAGAGTGGGTGTCCACGATGATATAAGGGCCAACGTTAAGCCCGGCAAGTACTGGGTCGAGAGCGCGGAGGAAGTTGAAGTAGGTGATATAGTGAAAGTTCTTGTGGAGGAAAGAGTCTTCAGAAGTTCCGTACCAAAGAGGGTCTTGGAGGTTCACAAAGTAAAGCCATCATCATCGGAAACATCAACGGAGCCAAAAGCCGAAAGTGAGAGCAGTAACAATAAGTAG
- the guaA gene encoding glutamine-hydrolyzing GMP synthase, whose amino-acid sequence MWEKFIEEKVNEIRETVGDGKAIIALSGGVDSSTAAILAHKAIGDKLYAVFVNTGFLRKGEPEFVVKTFRDEFGLNLIYVDAQEKFFDALNSVTDPEEKRKIIGKTFIDVFEEVAREINADFLIQGTIAPDWIESQGKIKSHHNVGGLPERLNLKLIEPLRELYKDEVREVAKELGLPEKIYNRMPFPGPGLAVRVIGEVTPEKIAIVREANAIVEEEIEKAGLKPWQAFAVLLGVKTVGVQGDIRAYKETIAVRVVESLDGMTANAMNVPFEVLQRIAFRITSEIPQVGRVLYDITNKPPATIEFE is encoded by the coding sequence ATGTGGGAGAAATTCATCGAGGAAAAGGTTAATGAAATTAGAGAGACCGTTGGAGATGGAAAGGCAATAATAGCACTAAGCGGAGGCGTGGACAGCTCGACAGCCGCAATATTGGCCCACAAAGCAATTGGAGATAAGCTATACGCTGTCTTTGTAAACACAGGGTTTTTGAGGAAAGGAGAACCCGAGTTCGTTGTAAAGACCTTCAGGGACGAGTTCGGCTTGAACTTAATCTATGTAGATGCTCAAGAAAAGTTTTTTGATGCACTCAACAGTGTGACTGACCCTGAAGAAAAGAGAAAAATCATAGGAAAGACGTTCATAGATGTATTTGAGGAAGTGGCAAGAGAAATCAACGCTGATTTCTTAATTCAGGGCACTATAGCCCCAGACTGGATTGAAAGCCAGGGGAAGATAAAAAGCCACCACAATGTAGGCGGCTTGCCTGAGAGGCTGAACCTCAAGCTCATTGAACCCCTAAGGGAGCTCTACAAAGACGAGGTTAGGGAGGTAGCAAAAGAGCTCGGTCTGCCAGAAAAGATATACAACCGCATGCCATTTCCGGGGCCAGGATTAGCTGTGAGGGTTATTGGGGAAGTGACACCGGAGAAAATAGCCATAGTGAGGGAGGCTAATGCAATAGTGGAGGAAGAGATTGAAAAAGCCGGTTTAAAGCCATGGCAGGCCTTTGCCGTGCTTTTAGGAGTTAAAACTGTAGGAGTGCAGGGAGACATAAGGGCCTACAAAGAGACAATAGCAGTTAGAGTCGTTGAGAGTTTGGACGGCATGACGGCAAATGCCATGAATGTTCCATTTGAAGTGTTACAAAGAATAGCGTTCAGAATAACGAGTGAGATTCCACAGGTGGGAAGGGTTCTCTACGACATAACCAACAAGCCCCCTGCTACAATTGAGTTTGAGTGA
- a CDS encoding GMP synthase subunit A: MILIMDNHGQYVHRIWRTLRYLGIEAKIIPNTTPVEEIKAMKPKGIIFSGGPDLERTGNCKAILENYEDFNVPILGICLGHQLIAKHFGGKVGRGEKAEYSLVEIEILEENEIFKGLPKRLKVWESHMDEVKELPKEFELLAKSEFCLVEAMKHRELPIYGVQFHPEVAHTERGSDIYRNFAQLCGEL; the protein is encoded by the coding sequence ATGATACTCATAATGGATAACCACGGTCAGTACGTTCACAGGATCTGGAGAACGCTCCGATATCTTGGCATTGAAGCCAAAATAATTCCAAACACAACGCCGGTTGAAGAGATAAAAGCAATGAAGCCCAAAGGGATTATCTTCTCAGGTGGGCCAGATTTGGAAAGAACTGGAAACTGCAAGGCCATCTTAGAAAACTATGAAGACTTCAACGTGCCCATACTTGGAATATGCTTGGGACACCAGCTTATAGCGAAACACTTCGGCGGCAAAGTTGGTAGAGGAGAAAAAGCAGAATACAGTCTTGTTGAGATTGAGATACTCGAGGAGAATGAAATCTTCAAGGGACTCCCAAAAAGGCTTAAGGTCTGGGAGAGCCACATGGACGAAGTCAAAGAGCTTCCAAAAGAGTTTGAGCTCTTAGCTAAGAGCGAATTCTGCCTGGTTGAGGCTATGAAGCACAGAGAACTGCCAATTTATGGGGTCCAGTTCCATCCGGAGGTTGCACATACAGAAAGGGGAAGTGACATATACAGAAACTTTGCCCAGCTCTGTGGGGAGCTTTAG
- a CDS encoding type II toxin-antitoxin system VapC family toxin, producing MIYADTDFFLALLKPNDWLKKNAKKILKEYKGQITTSEVTFIELMLLAKRYDLDPVKIASSVMAICNIEDTKYLKAAIYIKEYGVNVFDAFHAANCQGRIISSDNVYDKLGIERIDLRKLEEK from the coding sequence ATGATTTATGCAGATACAGACTTTTTTCTCGCTCTTCTAAAGCCAAACGATTGGCTGAAAAAGAATGCAAAGAAGATACTCAAAGAATACAAGGGACAGATTACAACATCGGAGGTCACTTTTATTGAGCTAATGCTTTTAGCCAAACGATATGATCTTGATCCAGTTAAAATTGCCTCAAGCGTTATGGCGATATGCAACATAGAGGACACAAAATACCTCAAAGCCGCGATTTATATTAAAGAGTACGGGGTAAACGTTTTTGATGCATTTCACGCAGCAAACTGCCAGGGGAGAATAATAAGTTCCGATAACGTTTATGATAAGCTGGGCATAGAAAGAATTGATCTGAGAAAGCTAGAAGAGAAGTAA
- a CDS encoding AbrB/MazE/SpoVT family DNA-binding domain-containing protein: MEKAYIFSHLFFHGGKMISKIDSKGRVYIPKSMRKRIHGEVYLVETPEGILIIPKPENPIEELEKIGKSLPEKSIEELKREILKQALEELQ, from the coding sequence GTGGAAAAAGCTTATATATTTTCCCACTTATTTTTTCATGGTGGGAAAATGATCTCAAAAATAGATTCTAAGGGCAGAGTTTATATCCCAAAAAGCATGAGAAAGCGGATCCACGGGGAGGTATATTTGGTAGAAACTCCAGAAGGAATATTAATAATCCCAAAACCCGAAAATCCGATAGAAGAACTTGAAAAAATTGGAAAAAGCCTCCCAGAGAAATCAATTGAGGAACTCAAGAGAGAAATACTAAAACAAGCTCTGGAGGAATTACAATGA
- a CDS encoding DUF2341 domain-containing protein yields MRKRRAFLINSTVLLLIIPLMLLLATYEDVSSQIIVAQSERTQVERTYRVVSYFELDFQKALELSGKRAVVAAVDYVAVTGSFISPAYRVNNTIRDLILTGTSSSMPGYDFDRVMKGQSIRKWLTNMSQELREQGFELSPSVDEIADNISITVAPLDSFRVVVKAGIPNVTIRDLSDRTIYTGPIPRSGGYIYSIVNLENLEDSFFSAMTGGRYQRSIRACSYPFPELIDRPIKVLSGDGKSSEPHVPGELIKHLESDKIYFGDYYPGDGARAYVLMNGSVDQTDAPIIVNTTLNGIRISPLDVFNNNDMGVLVFDNVGGGTSGGWCSSLGYRLNLTIQNNVGIDLTDFQVPIVIDSTTFPDPTLTTFFNTADSDRDNIPVIEIYGKNCNPINFWIENWDTATKQALIWVNVTIPASSSITLGIYFDSSGTETLGSPEKVFDFYDDFNEGTLDTKKWEQYNAQVSFINGVLRITNDYAGIYTKKTFTPPVIIEFRQNIKNSWAELYIAVRQASYPWGPLWWVRRNHVQPAEWSYLDDHQYGRYHEEDLNLPRGWHKGTIYWFKYNSRLEWDTGAVVYNTYNTYQDYKGAIALGTWDKNQEWDWIRVRKYASIPPTVTMSNQIDTIPTSPTTYSNARAYDLQPFIDCLIDQRYFGIENGWSFFERLEGSNVNHDAYVTLAHRMQDELGVKYGDRYYPIGLVSFMIPHANYDEKLFNLFRTLGISVEEGQSSVDYYFLNYYFKGDSKVSGFRVWGISQGVISSGDLSTIPFFLDEDTAEAIFGSQGAQDLLSTG; encoded by the coding sequence ATGAGGAAGCGGCGGGCTTTCCTGATTAACTCAACAGTCCTACTCCTGATCATACCCCTGATGCTCCTCTTAGCCACCTATGAGGACGTCTCGTCCCAGATAATAGTGGCCCAGAGCGAGAGGACTCAGGTCGAGAGAACATACAGGGTGGTATCGTACTTTGAGCTGGACTTTCAAAAGGCGCTGGAGCTCTCCGGGAAGAGGGCCGTGGTGGCGGCAGTGGATTACGTGGCGGTTACGGGGAGTTTTATAAGCCCTGCATACAGGGTCAACAACACCATCAGGGATTTAATTTTGACGGGTACGTCGTCGAGCATGCCCGGGTACGATTTTGACAGGGTCATGAAAGGACAGAGTATTAGGAAATGGCTCACGAATATGAGTCAGGAGTTGAGGGAACAGGGCTTTGAGCTCTCTCCAAGTGTGGATGAAATAGCTGACAATATAAGCATCACGGTAGCACCCCTCGATTCATTTAGGGTTGTTGTAAAAGCCGGAATCCCAAACGTGACCATCAGGGACTTATCCGATAGAACCATCTACACGGGCCCGATACCAAGAAGCGGAGGCTACATATATTCAATAGTGAATCTTGAAAATCTTGAGGATTCTTTCTTCTCGGCAATGACGGGAGGCAGGTACCAGCGGTCAATTAGGGCATGCTCCTATCCCTTCCCCGAACTCATTGACAGGCCAATAAAGGTTTTGAGTGGGGATGGGAAGAGCAGTGAGCCCCATGTGCCCGGAGAGCTTATAAAACACCTGGAGTCCGACAAGATTTATTTTGGAGATTATTATCCCGGAGATGGTGCGAGGGCATACGTTTTGATGAACGGTTCGGTGGATCAAACGGACGCACCCATAATAGTCAACACAACCCTGAACGGGATTAGAATATCCCCGCTTGATGTGTTTAACAACAATGATATGGGTGTTCTGGTATTTGATAACGTGGGCGGGGGAACATCAGGAGGTTGGTGCTCTTCACTTGGATATAGATTGAATCTGACTATTCAGAATAATGTTGGCATTGATTTAACGGATTTCCAAGTTCCAATTGTTATTGACAGCACGACTTTTCCAGATCCTACTTTAACGACATTCTTTAACACTGCAGATAGCGATAGAGACAATATCCCAGTTATTGAAATTTATGGTAAAAATTGCAATCCAATTAATTTCTGGATTGAAAATTGGGATACGGCAACTAAGCAAGCTTTAATATGGGTTAATGTTACAATCCCAGCGAGCTCCTCAATAACCCTTGGGATATACTTTGATTCAAGTGGAACAGAAACTCTTGGGAGTCCCGAAAAAGTGTTTGATTTTTATGATGATTTCAATGAGGGTACACTGGATACTAAAAAGTGGGAACAGTATAATGCACAAGTATCCTTCATTAATGGGGTATTAAGAATTACCAATGATTACGCAGGCATATACACAAAGAAAACCTTTACTCCACCTGTTATAATTGAGTTTCGGCAAAATATTAAGAACAGCTGGGCGGAACTTTATATTGCCGTTAGGCAAGCTTCTTATCCTTGGGGTCCCTTATGGTGGGTGAGACGTAATCATGTACAGCCAGCAGAATGGTCGTATTTAGATGATCATCAGTATGGAAGATATCATGAGGAAGATCTAAATCTTCCACGTGGTTGGCATAAAGGAACAATATATTGGTTTAAGTATAATTCGAGATTGGAATGGGATACTGGTGCAGTAGTATACAACACATATAACACTTACCAAGATTACAAGGGCGCAATTGCGTTGGGAACATGGGATAAGAACCAAGAGTGGGATTGGATACGTGTCCGTAAATATGCATCGATTCCTCCAACAGTTACGATGTCCAACCAAATAGACACAATACCTACCTCCCCAACAACCTATTCAAATGCCCGCGCCTACGACCTCCAGCCTTTCATAGACTGCCTCATAGACCAGCGGTACTTTGGGATCGAAAACGGCTGGTCCTTCTTCGAGCGCCTCGAGGGAAGCAACGTAAACCACGACGCGTACGTGACCCTCGCCCACAGGATGCAGGACGAGCTCGGGGTTAAATACGGAGATAGATACTATCCCATAGGTCTCGTCAGCTTTATGATACCGCACGCAAACTACGATGAGAAGCTCTTCAATTTATTTAGGACCCTGGGGATTTCGGTGGAGGAAGGGCAGTCCAGCGTGGACTACTATTTCCTCAACTACTATTTTAAGGGCGATTCAAAGGTCTCAGGGTTCAGAGTGTGGGGAATTTCCCAGGGAGTAATATCAAGCGGAGATTTAAGCACAATTCCGTTCTTCCTCGACGAAGACACCGCAGAGGCAATATTCGGAAGCCAGGGAGCTCAGGATTTGCTTAGCACGGGGTGA